GCCTGGGATGAGGGAGGGGTCTCTTCTCGTCCGCACGTCTGGAGGTAGCCGAGAAGGTTCTCCACCCTCCCCGGGGAACCCCCAGGTGTGAGGCAGAGCTTCTGGGGTCTGCGCAGAACGGCGCTGGGAGTTCTCAGCGCGCTGGGGGAAGGCAGAGCAGAGCGGGTCCGGCCGGGAAGGGCAGGCGGGGGAGGCTCCAGACTCGCTCCGGGGTCCCGCCTCCGGCGCCCGCCTGGCCTGAGCGCCCCTGTTTGCAGCTACATCGCGCTGATCGCCATGGCCATTCAGCAGAGCCCGACAGGCAAGGTGACCCTGTCGGGCATCTACGACTTCATCATGCACAAGTTCCCCTATTACCGCGCCAACCAGCGCGCCTGGCAGAACTCCATCCGCCACAACCTGTCCCTCAACAGCTGCTTCGTCAAGGtgagccccttccctcccccgcccccgagCGGCCCCTGAGGGTCCCAGGTCTTGCGACACCTGGACCAAGTCATCCCTGATTGGCGGGGGGAGCGGGGGTGTACCGGCTCACCGGGCGACACCCCCAAGCCCCAGGTCCGGGCGCGTCGTTCCAGGGCTGCCCAGGGCTCACCCTAAGCGGCCCTAAGTGAGCGCTCGCGGCGGGCGGGTCGCACCTGGGAGCCAGCCGGGCGCTGAGCCCCTCGCTCGCACAGGTGCCGCGGACCCACGGCCACGAGAAAGGCAAAGGCAACTACTGGACCTTCGCCGGCGGCTGCGAGTCGCTACTGGACCTTTTCGAGAACGGCAACTAcaggcggaggcggcggcggcgcggcccCAAACTCGAGGAGGCGAGGGGGACGCGCGCGGCAGAAGCGGAAGCGCCCCGGGGTCCCCCTGAGCCGGCCACTGCGAGGGGGAACCCCGTCCCCCGCCGCGAGGCCCCAATCCCAGCCAGCCCCGCCGCCCTGGGGAGGGAGGCACACAGGGACATCAAGTTCAGCATCGACTACATCCTCTCCACCTCCGACCCCTTTCCCGGGCTCAGGTCGCCCTACGCGCAGGAGGGCAGATACCCCCGGCTGGAGGCCCAGCAAATGAATCTTCACCTTTGGACGATGTGAGAGGGGCTGAGGCTCCTCCGCCTCCGGGGCTGGCAGCCAATCAGTCTGGGGTCTTCTGAGTGGTTTTGGCCCACCTCAAGTGGAGAAGTGAGGTTCTGCCACATCCCACAAACTTCCACGGACTCAGGCTCAA
This portion of the Pseudorca crassidens isolate mPseCra1 chromosome 15, mPseCra1.hap1, whole genome shotgun sequence genome encodes:
- the FOXL3 gene encoding forkhead box L3, which produces MFDSSQYPYNCFNYDADDYPAGSSDEEKRLTRPAYSYIALIAMAIQQSPTGKVTLSGIYDFIMHKFPYYRANQRAWQNSIRHNLSLNSCFVKVPRTHGHEKGKGNYWTFAGGCESLLDLFENGNYRRRRRRRGPKLEEARGTRAAEAEAPRGPPEPATARGNPVPRREAPIPASPAALGREAHRDIKFSIDYILSTSDPFPGLRSPYAQEGRYPRLEAQQMNLHLWTM